A genomic region of Chitinimonas arctica contains the following coding sequences:
- a CDS encoding terminase ATPase subunit family protein, which yields MPSTPTRPQPHAATIESDLDPRRQARALYWKGMRISRIAEQLGIKVTTLHSWKRRDQWDATDPIDRVEMSLEARIQFLLAKEDKDGRDFKEIDLLGRQVERLARVQRYRSGGNETDLNPKIANRNSGPRKPPEKNAISDEQQAQLTESFMASLFEYQRHWYRAGLVQRVRNLLKSRQIGATFYFAREALIDALTTGRNQIFLSASKAQAHQFKSYILDFAKTAGVELRGDPIKLPSGAELIFLGTNFRTAQSYHGNLYLDEYFWIPKFQQLRKVAAGMASHAKWRLTYFSTPSSLSHEAYPFWSGKLFNKGRPRAEHIDLDTSHAALAAGRRCEDGQWRQIVTVKDAAAGGCNLFDLDQLQLENSGEEFAQLFMCQFIDDGQSIFPLAMLQRCMVDSWVEWADFKPFAIRPFGYREVWVGYDPAHTGDSAGLVVLAPPLVAGGKFRVLEKHQFKGLDFAEQADKIKRITECYHVTHIGIDTTGVGQGVYQLVKQFYPAAVAFNYSVDVKTRLVLKALDVISHGRLEFDAGWTDLAAAFMAIRKTVTPSGRQATFEASRSEEVSHADLAWACMHALAAEPLEGGTATNRSFMEIA from the coding sequence ATGCCATCCACACCAACCCGCCCCCAGCCACATGCTGCCACCATCGAAAGCGATCTCGATCCGCGCCGGCAAGCGCGCGCCCTGTACTGGAAGGGCATGCGCATCAGCCGCATTGCCGAACAGCTCGGTATCAAAGTTACGACCCTGCACAGCTGGAAACGGCGCGACCAATGGGACGCGACCGACCCGATAGACCGGGTGGAAATGTCGCTCGAAGCGCGCATTCAGTTCCTGCTGGCGAAAGAAGACAAGGACGGCCGCGATTTCAAGGAAATCGATTTGCTCGGCCGTCAGGTCGAACGGCTGGCACGGGTTCAGCGCTACCGCAGTGGCGGCAATGAAACCGACCTCAATCCTAAGATCGCCAACCGCAATAGCGGCCCGCGCAAGCCCCCGGAAAAGAACGCTATCAGCGACGAGCAGCAAGCCCAGCTGACCGAGTCGTTTATGGCTTCGCTGTTCGAGTATCAACGGCACTGGTACCGGGCCGGCCTGGTCCAGCGCGTGCGCAATTTGCTGAAGTCTCGCCAGATCGGCGCGACCTTCTATTTCGCGCGCGAGGCACTGATTGATGCGCTGACGACCGGTCGCAATCAGATCTTCCTCTCGGCCAGCAAGGCCCAGGCGCACCAGTTCAAATCGTACATTCTCGACTTCGCCAAGACGGCCGGGGTGGAGTTGCGTGGCGACCCGATCAAGTTGCCGAGTGGTGCGGAATTGATCTTTCTCGGTACCAACTTCCGCACGGCGCAGAGCTACCACGGCAATTTGTACCTGGATGAGTACTTTTGGATTCCCAAGTTCCAACAGCTGCGCAAAGTGGCGGCCGGGATGGCCTCGCACGCCAAGTGGCGGCTGACCTACTTTTCAACGCCGTCCAGCCTGAGCCATGAGGCCTATCCGTTTTGGTCCGGCAAGCTGTTCAACAAGGGCAGGCCTCGCGCCGAGCATATCGACCTTGATACCAGCCATGCGGCCCTGGCGGCTGGGCGCCGCTGTGAGGATGGGCAATGGCGGCAAATCGTCACGGTCAAGGATGCGGCGGCCGGTGGCTGCAACCTGTTCGACCTTGACCAGCTTCAATTGGAAAACTCGGGCGAAGAGTTTGCCCAGCTGTTCATGTGCCAGTTTATCGACGACGGACAGAGCATCTTTCCGCTGGCGATGCTGCAACGTTGCATGGTCGATAGCTGGGTCGAATGGGCCGATTTCAAACCGTTCGCCATTCGGCCGTTCGGTTACCGCGAGGTGTGGGTGGGTTATGACCCGGCCCACACGGGCGACAGCGCCGGCCTGGTGGTGTTGGCGCCGCCCTTGGTTGCGGGTGGCAAGTTCCGGGTACTGGAAAAGCACCAGTTCAAGGGCCTGGACTTCGCCGAACAGGCCGACAAGATCAAGCGCATTACCGAGTGCTATCACGTGACCCATATCGGTATCGATACGACCGGGGTCGGCCAGGGCGTCTATCAGCTGGTCAAGCAGTTCTACCCGGCCGCCGTCGCCTTCAATTACTCGGTGGACGTCAAAACCCGCCTTGTCCTGAAAGCCCTGGATGTCATCAGCCACGGCCGGCTTGAATTCGATGCCGGCTGGACCGACCTGGCCGCCGCCTTTATGGCGATCCGCAAGACCGTTACCCCCAGCGGCCGACAGGCCACGTTTGAAGCCAGCCGCTCGGAGGAAGTCAGCCATGCCGACCTCGCTTGGGCATGCATGCACGCCCTGGCCGCTGAACCCCTCGAAGGCGGAACCGCCACCAATCGCAGTTTTATGGAGATCGCCTGA
- a CDS encoding phage portal protein translates to MQAMQYAADTTADAAIPAGFEVFTFGDAVPMLDKRELFDYLECPAYMDKWYEPPISWDGLARTYRAAVHHSSAMQIKRNLLISCYRPHPLLSRADFTRFVLDYLIFGNAYLEAKRNSRGKLVKLQPALAKFTRRGVDMDTYWFVPAHGQEHAFETGQVFHLLEPDINQEIYGLPDYLSANHSVWLNESATLFRRKYYLNGSHAGFILYMTDPAQKEDDINNLRTALKNSKGPGNFRNLMVYAPNGKKDGLQVIPVSEVAAKDEFLGIKNVTRDDQLAAHRVPPQMMGIIPHNTGGFGDAAQAAEVFARNELQPLQDRMQEVNAWAGETVIAFTPYALSDEEPRKPK, encoded by the coding sequence ATGCAGGCTATGCAATACGCCGCCGATACGACCGCCGACGCCGCAATCCCGGCCGGCTTTGAAGTCTTCACCTTTGGGGATGCCGTCCCCATGCTGGATAAGCGCGAGTTATTCGACTACTTGGAATGTCCCGCTTACATGGACAAATGGTACGAACCGCCCATCAGTTGGGACGGCCTGGCCCGAACCTACCGGGCGGCCGTGCATCACAGCAGCGCCATGCAGATTAAGCGCAATCTGCTGATCAGCTGTTACCGGCCGCACCCGCTATTGAGCCGAGCCGACTTCACTCGCTTTGTGCTCGATTATTTGATCTTCGGCAATGCCTACCTCGAAGCCAAACGGAATAGTCGCGGCAAGCTGGTCAAGCTACAGCCGGCCCTAGCAAAGTTCACCCGGCGCGGGGTCGATATGGATACCTATTGGTTCGTGCCGGCCCACGGCCAGGAACATGCCTTTGAAACCGGCCAGGTATTCCACCTGTTGGAGCCCGATATCAATCAGGAAATCTACGGCTTGCCGGACTACCTGAGCGCGAATCATTCGGTATGGTTGAACGAGTCGGCCACGCTATTTCGACGCAAGTACTACCTGAATGGCAGCCATGCCGGTTTTATCTTGTATATGACCGATCCGGCGCAGAAGGAAGACGATATTAACAACCTGCGCACGGCCCTGAAGAACAGCAAAGGGCCGGGCAATTTCCGCAACTTGATGGTGTATGCGCCGAACGGCAAGAAGGACGGGCTACAGGTGATCCCGGTGTCGGAAGTGGCGGCCAAGGATGAGTTTTTAGGCATCAAGAACGTGACCCGCGACGACCAGTTGGCCGCCCACCGCGTACCGCCGCAAATGATGGGCATCATCCCGCACAACACGGGTGGGTTCGGCGATGCCGCCCAGGCGGCGGAGGTGTTCGCCCGCAATGAATTGCAGCCCTTGCAGGATCGCATGCAGGAGGTGAATGCGTGGGCGGGGGAGACGGTTATTGCGTTCACGCCCTACGCCTTATCGGATGAGGAGCCCCGCAAGCCAAAATGA
- a CDS encoding globin domain-containing protein, which produces MLSPASRPYIAASVPVLREHGLTISRLFYQQLFEAHPELTELFNMGNQANGAQQQSLASAVFAYAANIDNAAALAPVLERIVQKHMAVGIAPACVI; this is translated from the coding sequence ATGCTATCCCCCGCCTCCCGCCCCTATATCGCTGCCAGCGTGCCGGTCCTGCGCGAACATGGCCTCACCATCAGCCGCTTGTTCTACCAGCAGCTCTTCGAAGCCCATCCGGAACTGACCGAGCTGTTCAATATGGGTAACCAGGCCAATGGCGCGCAGCAACAGTCATTGGCTTCGGCGGTCTTTGCCTATGCCGCCAATATCGACAATGCCGCCGCCCTCGCGCCGGTACTCGAACGCATCGTGCAGAAGCATATGGCGGTCGGGATTGCCCCGGCATGTGTAATCTAA
- a CDS encoding Rrf2 family transcriptional regulator, with product MQLTHFSDFGLRVLMYLSQHERAAPITIAEIAGQFDIPHNHLVKVVNRLGKLGWISALRGRNGGLRLAVPADTLRLGVVLQGLENTTELINCDTPPCALRGSCLLKGALNAGLLAFYRTMDEYTLADVCANRTGTAIIELQRRFVSPSPQ from the coding sequence ATGCAGCTAACGCACTTCTCTGACTTTGGATTGCGCGTACTGATGTACCTGAGCCAGCACGAGCGCGCCGCGCCGATCACCATTGCCGAAATCGCGGGCCAATTCGACATTCCCCACAACCACCTGGTTAAGGTCGTCAATCGGCTGGGCAAGCTGGGCTGGATAAGCGCCTTGCGCGGCCGCAACGGCGGTCTGCGCCTGGCGGTGCCGGCCGACACGCTACGACTGGGCGTCGTCTTGCAAGGCCTGGAGAACACCACCGAGCTGATCAACTGCGATACCCCACCCTGCGCCCTGCGCGGCAGCTGTCTGCTGAAGGGGGCCTTGAATGCCGGCTTGCTCGCGTTCTACCGAACCATGGATGAATATACCCTGGCCGATGTCTGCGCCAACCGCACCGGCACCGCCATCATTGAATTGCAGCGGCGTTTCGTGTCGCCCTCACCCCAATAG
- a CDS encoding DUF1993 family protein, which translates to MPLHPCHILAMTPHLYTASIPVFQRYLRQLHALIDIAEALPADLGILHARIAPDMLPFTVQMEIAANFALRACYPLANRAVPPYGDFEPGFDGLRARFNHVANLLAELPPSDFFGAEQRQIEDQAGQAKLNLPGEMFLFQYALPNFFFHATAAYTLLRRAGAAIGKGDFDGFHVYAAAA; encoded by the coding sequence ATGCCGCTCCATCCCTGCCATATCCTCGCCATGACACCCCATCTCTATACCGCTTCGATACCGGTCTTCCAGCGCTATCTACGCCAATTGCACGCCCTGATCGATATCGCCGAAGCCCTCCCCGCCGACCTCGGAATATTGCACGCGCGTATCGCACCGGACATGCTGCCCTTCACCGTGCAGATGGAGATTGCCGCCAATTTCGCCTTGCGGGCCTGCTATCCGCTGGCCAATCGGGCGGTGCCGCCCTATGGCGATTTCGAGCCGGGATTCGACGGCCTGCGGGCCCGTTTTAACCATGTAGCGAACTTGCTGGCGGAATTGCCGCCCAGCGACTTTTTCGGCGCGGAGCAGCGGCAGATTGAAGACCAGGCGGGCCAGGCGAAACTGAATCTGCCGGGCGAGATGTTTTTGTTTCAATACGCCCTACCCAACTTCTTTTTCCATGCCACCGCCGCCTATACGCTGCTGCGCCGGGCTGGCGCCGCCATTGGCAAGGGCGACTTCGACGGCTTCCACGTTTATGCCGCGGCAGCATGA
- a CDS encoding M48 family metallopeptidase, with product MPQLKKYLSAYSPTLQDKVRQLIAEGKLGQHLASKYPDRHAIQTDKALYAYTAELKQSYLRNAPPIDKVLYDGKLDVVHHALGLHTAISRIQGGKLKAKKEIRIASLFKATPPEFLQMIVVHELAHLKEREHNKAFYQLCEHMQPGYGQYEFDLRLYLTHREMQ from the coding sequence ATGCCCCAACTGAAAAAATACCTGAGTGCCTATTCGCCGACCTTGCAGGACAAGGTCCGGCAATTGATCGCCGAGGGCAAGCTGGGTCAGCATCTGGCCAGCAAGTATCCCGACCGGCATGCGATACAGACCGACAAAGCCTTGTATGCCTATACCGCGGAACTGAAACAAAGTTATCTGCGCAATGCGCCGCCCATCGACAAGGTGTTGTACGACGGCAAGCTGGATGTGGTGCATCACGCCCTGGGCCTGCATACCGCGATATCGCGCATTCAGGGCGGCAAGCTGAAGGCCAAGAAGGAGATCCGCATCGCTTCCTTGTTCAAGGCCACGCCGCCGGAGTTCCTGCAGATGATCGTGGTGCACGAGTTGGCGCATCTGAAGGAGCGCGAGCACAACAAGGCCTTTTACCAGCTGTGCGAGCATATGCAGCCTGGTTATGGCCAGTACGAGTTCGATTTGCGCCTGTACCTCACGCATCGGGAAATGCAGTAG
- a CDS encoding TerC family protein yields MDNSLAMWGSFALVVVFLLALDLGVLNRKDQEISIRQSLKLSAFYISAGLLFGGWVWFQLGPQAGMDYLTGFLVEKSLSMDNVFVISLIFTYFAIPRAYQHRVLFWGIVGAILMRGLMIGLGASLLHQFSWIMYVFGAFLAFTGIRMLCMKEEETDISRMPLLKWLKSRFRFTEELDGHHFLVKRPDPKQAGKMVWWATPLLLALVTVELTDVVFAVDSVPAIFAITTDPYIVFTSNIFAILGLRALYFALAAMVHRFHYLKFALAVVLIFIGIKIFLVNFAIKIPSPVSLGVTFGLLAAGVAYSLWKTRKDL; encoded by the coding sequence ATGGATAACTCACTTGCGATGTGGGGCAGCTTTGCCCTGGTCGTCGTCTTTCTGCTCGCGCTCGATCTAGGCGTTCTGAACCGCAAAGACCAGGAAATCAGCATACGCCAGAGCCTCAAGCTGTCGGCCTTCTATATCAGCGCCGGCCTGTTGTTTGGCGGTTGGGTATGGTTTCAGTTGGGCCCGCAGGCCGGCATGGACTACCTGACCGGCTTCCTGGTGGAAAAAAGCCTGTCGATGGACAATGTGTTCGTCATCAGCCTGATCTTCACCTACTTCGCCATCCCTCGCGCCTATCAGCACCGGGTGTTGTTCTGGGGCATCGTCGGCGCCATCCTGATGCGCGGGCTGATGATAGGCCTGGGCGCCAGCCTGCTGCACCAGTTCAGCTGGATCATGTATGTCTTCGGCGCTTTCCTGGCCTTTACCGGCATCCGCATGCTGTGCATGAAGGAGGAGGAGACCGATATTTCCAGGATGCCGCTGCTGAAATGGCTGAAGTCCCGCTTCCGCTTTACCGAAGAGCTGGATGGCCACCACTTCCTGGTCAAGCGTCCCGATCCCAAACAGGCGGGCAAGATGGTCTGGTGGGCAACGCCGCTGTTGCTGGCACTGGTGACGGTTGAATTGACCGACGTGGTGTTCGCAGTGGATAGCGTGCCGGCAATCTTCGCCATCACCACCGATCCCTATATCGTCTTTACCTCCAACATCTTTGCCATCCTGGGTCTGCGCGCGCTCTACTTCGCCCTGGCGGCCATGGTGCACCGCTTCCACTACCTGAAGTTCGCCCTCGCGGTGGTGCTGATCTTTATCGGTATCAAGATCTTCCTGGTCAATTTCGCCATCAAGATCCCGTCGCCGGTTTCGCTGGGCGTGACATTCGGCCTGCTGGCCGCCGGTGTGGCCTATTCGTTGTGGAAAACACGCAAGGACTTATAG
- the htpX gene encoding protease HtpX: protein MKRILLFLATNIAVMLVLSISARLLGVDRFLTANGMNFGMLLAFSALIGFGGSFISLLMSKTMAKWSTGAQVIEQPRNADEAWLVETVRQLSTRAGLNMPEVAIYEGAPNAFATGPSKSNSLVAVSTGLLSSMRRRELEAVLAHEVAHIANGDMVTLTLIQGVVNTFVVFLSRAAGYLVDSFLRKSDEESSGPGIGYYISSIVFEIIFGILASIIVMYFSRQREYRADAGAARLLGNKAPMIDALQVLGGREPGELPKNMAASGISGRGLSSLFSSHPSMESRISALQQLQA from the coding sequence ATGAAGCGCATTCTGCTTTTTCTTGCCACCAATATCGCCGTCATGCTGGTGCTGTCGATCAGCGCCCGCCTGCTGGGCGTGGATCGTTTCCTGACCGCCAATGGCATGAACTTCGGCATGCTGCTGGCCTTTTCCGCCCTGATCGGTTTCGGCGGCTCCTTTATTTCGCTGCTGATGTCCAAAACCATGGCCAAGTGGAGCACGGGCGCACAGGTCATCGAGCAACCGCGCAACGCCGACGAGGCCTGGCTGGTGGAAACCGTCCGCCAACTGAGCACCCGCGCCGGATTGAATATGCCGGAAGTGGCCATCTACGAAGGCGCGCCGAATGCCTTCGCCACCGGCCCCAGCAAATCCAACTCGCTGGTCGCGGTCTCCACCGGCCTGCTTTCGAGCATGCGCCGGCGCGAACTGGAAGCGGTGCTGGCCCACGAGGTAGCCCACATCGCCAACGGCGACATGGTGACGCTGACCTTGATCCAGGGCGTGGTGAATACCTTCGTGGTGTTCCTGTCGCGCGCTGCCGGTTACCTGGTCGATAGCTTCCTGCGCAAGAGCGATGAGGAAAGCAGCGGCCCCGGCATCGGTTACTACATCTCGTCCATCGTGTTCGAAATCATCTTCGGCATCCTGGCCAGCATCATCGTCATGTACTTCTCCCGTCAGCGTGAATACCGCGCCGACGCAGGCGCCGCCCGCTTGCTGGGCAACAAGGCGCCGATGATCGATGCGCTGCAGGTATTGGGTGGCCGCGAACCCGGGGAACTCCCCAAGAACATGGCTGCCTCAGGCATCAGCGGCCGTGGCCTGAGCAGCCTGTTCAGCAGCCACCCGTCGATGGAATCCCGCATCTCGGCACTGCAACAACTGCAGGCCTGA
- a CDS encoding LysR family transcriptional regulator — MHKPELNYKHLHYFWAVAKEGGVARAAERLGISPQTISGQLAKLEREMGRALFQQEGRRLVLTEAGRQALHFADEIFLLGERLREALAAPQLGLASRLTVGIADSVPKLVAYQLLAPVLAAEPQLRLVCQEGDFEELVSALARHKLDVVLSDRDLGQGQQRRLAAKRLASCPIGIFAAGSLLANSEAASGKEILQQAPLLLPSRRSSMRARIDAWLEAEGLRPRVVGEFDDNALLTTFGGSGAGFFPAATVMADMLARQYGAELVTVLPELSEDYYAISRPARLPNPHVERLLQADLQWRQPLGN; from the coding sequence ATGCACAAGCCGGAACTCAACTATAAGCATTTGCACTACTTCTGGGCGGTGGCCAAGGAAGGCGGGGTGGCCAGGGCGGCGGAGCGCCTGGGCATCAGCCCGCAGACCATCAGCGGGCAATTGGCCAAGCTGGAGCGGGAAATGGGACGAGCCTTGTTCCAACAGGAAGGGCGTCGCCTGGTGCTGACCGAGGCAGGCAGGCAGGCCTTGCATTTCGCCGACGAGATTTTTCTGCTGGGCGAGCGTTTACGGGAGGCCTTGGCGGCGCCGCAACTGGGTTTGGCCAGCCGTCTCACGGTGGGTATCGCCGATTCCGTGCCCAAGCTGGTTGCCTATCAATTGCTCGCACCTGTGCTGGCGGCAGAGCCGCAACTGCGGCTGGTATGCCAGGAGGGCGATTTTGAAGAGCTGGTGTCGGCGCTGGCGCGGCACAAGCTGGATGTGGTGCTGTCCGACCGCGATCTGGGCCAGGGGCAGCAACGGCGCTTGGCGGCCAAGCGGCTGGCATCTTGTCCCATCGGGATTTTCGCGGCGGGTAGCTTACTGGCGAACAGCGAGGCGGCAAGCGGCAAGGAAATATTGCAGCAGGCGCCGCTGCTGTTGCCCAGCCGGCGTAGCTCCATGCGCGCGCGTATCGATGCCTGGCTGGAAGCCGAGGGCTTGCGGCCACGCGTGGTGGGCGAGTTCGACGACAATGCCTTGTTGACCACGTTCGGCGGGAGTGGGGCCGGCTTCTTTCCTGCTGCCACCGTGATGGCGGATATGTTGGCGCGCCAATATGGCGCCGAGCTGGTGACCGTGTTGCCGGAGTTGAGCGAGGATTACTATGCCATCAGCCGGCCGGCGCGACTGCCGAACCCCCATGTCGAGAGGCTGTTGCAGGCTGATCTGCAGTGGCGGCAGCCATTGGGCAATTGA